One segment of Triticum aestivum cultivar Chinese Spring chromosome 2A, IWGSC CS RefSeq v2.1, whole genome shotgun sequence DNA contains the following:
- the LOC123188904 gene encoding uncharacterized protein isoform X4, producing MDDRRRGEREVNRWHTGPEEARERDSGSSSPAAILLFALIGATVTTAAVGQLRRTFGWFYTQLSRSEPYVYWEDIPRGPNRCGDAWRYYRRTRETNEDQRKRVERIMHMQDMFKKERSKCRDYRTRNGHNPTYNQHSRREDWYEDAETFYANQRTNFRSRPREAMQYSMSHHYSVLGLNRSRPEPFSDAEIK from the exons ATGGACGACCGCCGAAGAGGCGAGCGGGAGGTGAACCGGTGGCATACAGGTCCTGAGGAGGCGCGTGAGAGGGACTCCGGCTCCTCCTCCCCGGCTGCCATACTCCTCTTTGCCCTCATCGGCGCCACTGTCACCACCGCTGCt GTTGGTCAACTGCGCCGCACCTTTGGCTGGTTCTACACTCAG CTTAGCAGATCAGAACCATATGTCTACTGGGAAGACATACCTCGTGGGCCGAATAGGTGTGGTGATGCGTGGCGATATTACCGGAGGACGCGTGAGACGAACGAGGATCAGAGGAAGAGAGTG GAACGCATCATGCACATGCAAGATATGTTCAAGAAGGAGAGAAGTAAATGCCGGGATTATCGGACTCGTAATGGCCATAATCCAACCTATAATCAGCATAGTCGAAGAGAAGACTGGTATGAAGATGCAGAAACATTTTATGCCAATCAAAGAACAAATTTTAGATCAAGGCCCAGGGAAGCAATGCAGTACAGTATGTCACATCACTATTCTGTCTTGGGCCTAAACAG GTCAAGACCAGAACCATTTTCAGATGCTGAGATTAAG
- the LOC123188904 gene encoding uncharacterized protein isoform X3 codes for MDDRRRGEREVNRWHTGPEEARERDSGSSSPAAILLFALIGATVTTAAVGQLRRTFGWFYTQLSRSEPYVYWEDIPRGPNRCGDAWRYYRRTRETNEDQRKRVERIMHMQDMFKKERSKCRDYRTRNGHNPTYNQHSRREDWYEDAETFYANQRTNFRSRPREAMQYSMSHHYSVLGLNRSRPEPFSDAEIKEGGAT; via the exons ATGGACGACCGCCGAAGAGGCGAGCGGGAGGTGAACCGGTGGCATACAGGTCCTGAGGAGGCGCGTGAGAGGGACTCCGGCTCCTCCTCCCCGGCTGCCATACTCCTCTTTGCCCTCATCGGCGCCACTGTCACCACCGCTGCt GTTGGTCAACTGCGCCGCACCTTTGGCTGGTTCTACACTCAG CTTAGCAGATCAGAACCATATGTCTACTGGGAAGACATACCTCGTGGGCCGAATAGGTGTGGTGATGCGTGGCGATATTACCGGAGGACGCGTGAGACGAACGAGGATCAGAGGAAGAGAGTG GAACGCATCATGCACATGCAAGATATGTTCAAGAAGGAGAGAAGTAAATGCCGGGATTATCGGACTCGTAATGGCCATAATCCAACCTATAATCAGCATAGTCGAAGAGAAGACTGGTATGAAGATGCAGAAACATTTTATGCCAATCAAAGAACAAATTTTAGATCAAGGCCCAGGGAAGCAATGCAGTACAGTATGTCACATCACTATTCTGTCTTGGGCCTAAACAG GTCAAGACCAGAACCATTTTCAGATGCTGAGATTAAG